A window of Nonomuraea angiospora genomic DNA:
ACCGCCTCGTCGTCCACGGTCATGGCGCCGCAGCCGTTCATGGCGAGATGCCCGCGTCGAGCCCGGCGAGTTCCCGCAACGCGCTTGGCCTCGGTCGATGCAGTGAAAGTCATCGCGCGTCTGGTGACATTTGCCCCTGTCGGCCGACGAGCCCTCCGGGCAGGGTGGGCGCGAAGCTGATCGACGGAAGAAGCGGAGTGCCTGAGATGGCGAAACTCGTTGTCTGCAACATCATGTCCCTGGACGGCTTCTACGCGGCAGCGGACGGCAACCCGCTCGTGCTGCCGATGGACGCCGCCTTCGACGCCTACAACCTGGAGCGGATCCAGGCCGCCGGGTCGCTGCTGCTCGGCGCCGACTCGTACCGGATGTTCATGGGGTTCTGGCCCGCTCAGGCGGACAACCCCGAGGCGTCCCCGGTGAATCAGGAGTTCGGCGGGATCTACGGGCGGATCGAGGTCAGCGTCGTCTCGGACTCGCTCACGGACGAGGACATCGCGCCGTGGGCGGACCGGACGACCGTGGTCAAGCGCGCCGAGGCCGAGGGGTGGGTCAAGGAGCTCAAGCAGCGCGCCGGCGGCGACATCGTCACCTTCGGCAGCCGGATCACGTGGAACGCCCTGCTCCGCGCCGGGCTCGTCGACGAGCTGCACCTGGTCGTCGGAGCGAAGGCGCTCGGCGAGGGGACGCCGATCTTCACCCAGCCGGTCGAGGGGTTCACCGTCGAGGAGGTCCGCCGCCTCGACGGCTCCGACAACGTCCTCCTGCGCTACGCCAGGATCGGCTGAGCTGCTCGGCCGCGGCGAGCGGCCGGAGGCCGGCGCGGTGCCGGGCCCGTCCGGCCGCGCACGGAGCCGGCGTGCCGCGGGCGGCGCGATGCAGGAGGAAAGCCGAGGTCCTGCGGTGTCGAACTCGGCCGTCATTTCGCCAAAAATGCGGTGCGGTGGATCCAGCCGGACTTGTACGGTGCGGGCATGCGACGTTGCCCGGAATGCGACCACTGGGAGCCGGCCGGAGCCCCTGGCTGTCCCCGGTGCGCCGGACTGGTCGACGAGATCGTCGAGGAGGGCTGGCGCGCGTTCCTTGAACGGGAGTTCGGCACCACCCGGCCGCCGGACGAGCGCCTCATCGCCGAAATGGTCACCGACGAGCCCGACAAGCACCCATGGCGCGTGGTGGACGCCGCCTACGACCGCCTGACCTGCCCCGAGTGCGGCGATCGGCTCAGCAGGGGCCCGGCCGGGTGCGCCGCCTGCGACCTGGCCAACGGGTTCCGCTACTCCGCCATCGAGATCGACCGCCCCGCCGCCCCGCCCGGCAACGAGCACGCGCTGCGGGTGAACGTGGCCGTCACCCGCCGGCCGTCCGGGGTCTCGGAGTCCGAGGTGCTGCTGCGGCGCCTGTCGCTGCCCATCCTCATCGAGGGCCGGCTCCCCACCCGGGCCCAGGCCCAGGCCACCAAGGCCCTGGCCAACGATGGCGCCACGGAGGCGGAGCTCGCGGCGTTCATCTACCGGGAGTGGGACGACTGATCATTCCTCGGCCTTGTCCAGGTCGAGGTCGATGTCGATGTCCACGTCGAATCCGATGTTGGTCTGTAGCCGCTTGCGATGGATGCCGGTGGGGACATAAGCCTTGATTGCGGGCTCAAGCTCAAACGTGTAAACCACGGGCTGGCCATCCTCCTCCACTCGCCAGAAGTGCCTGATGCCCGCGTTTGCATACTTGATCGGCTTGGTGAATCGATCCCTCTCCTCGGATTCCGCCGAGACCACCTCGACGACGAGATGGACATCCTCGGGCTTGAACGAGGCGCGTTGCATGCTGAAAGCCGCTCTCTTGACCAGAAGGACATCCGGCTCCGGCCGCTGACGCATTCCCAGCGTCACCGTCATCTGGTCAACGGCCATGAGCTCCCGCGGCGGGCGAAGCGACCTCGAGAACCACCGAACTACGAGCATGTGGAAGCCGGTCTGCGGGGACCTGAAGATGAGCGACCCATCGATCAACTCGACGTGCCGGGGCGCGTCAGCGGGAAGGTGATCGAGCATGTCGGCGGTCCAGCCGCCGGGAGGGCCGGGATAGAACCACTCAGGAAGGGCCGCGGTCACCAGTCACCCTCCTCAGATCTTCACGCAGCGCGCCTATTTTGCCACGTGGAGTAGTCGTCAGGGGCGGTCTTTGCGTTCTTCCATCGAGCGGCGGTAGAGCTCGTCGATCTGGTCAAGCGGGTCGGGGGCGTGGCGGCGGGCCTCGATCTCGAGGTCGGTGCGGGAGCCGAGGTCGGCGATGCCGGTGGCGGTGTGCTGCACCTGGTCGCCCAGGAGGTCGGCGCGGATGCGGGCGCACATCGCCGTCAGCCTGGCCTGGTGCTCCCTGAGCCGGTCGAGGGTGGCGTGGTCGACGTACGAGGACATGCGGCGCTGCTGGGCGTACATGCCGAGCTGGCCGTCGTGGACGTCCGCCTGCGCGGAGAGGTCGGCCATGAGGCGGGGCAGGTCGCCGAGGCCCCAGCCCAGGCGCTGGGCGTGGTCGACGGCCTGGCGGGTGAGGGCGACCTCGCGGCGCAGGTCGAGGCGGAGGCGTTCGACCTCGGCGGCGTCGCCCGTGCCCATGGCGTTGACGTGGGTGCTGAGCCGGGTGGTGGCCTGCCTGGCCTTGACCGCCGCCTTCTTGCCCAGCTTGACCAGGAGGTAGACGCCCACACCGCCCAGCAGCAGGAAGAACGCCAGGATCACCAGTAGGACGACAAGCAGCTCGCTGATCTCCGCCACCTCCTGTGAATCTCGATGAATTGAAGGATAGTCGGCCGGGGCGGCATCGGCGCGGCCGGGAAACCAAGCAAGCACTTGATCAGAGTGGCGGGACTGTGTTTCAGTTCTCGGAGAGCGGCGGGAAGGGCGGGCTGGCGTGCTCGACGGCAAGGTAGTGATCATCACCGGTGGCGCCCGGGGGATGGGGGCGGCCACCGCGCGGCGCTGCGTCGCGGCCGGGGCTCAGGTCGTGATCACGGATGTGCTGGTGGAGGAGGGTACGGCCACCGCCAAGGAGATGGGTGCCCGATTTGTCCCTCACGATGTGACAAATCAGGACCAGTGGGCCGAAGTGGTCGCCGCCACCCTGGAGGCGTACGGCAGGCTCGACGGGCTCGTGAACAACGCGGGCATCGCCCTCGCGCAGCCGATCGAGCAGCAGCCGCTGGAGGCCTTCGAGCGGGTGCTCCAGGTGAACCTGGTCGGCGTCTTCCTGGGACTCAAATCGGTGGTCAGGGCCATGCGCGAGTCCGGCGGCGGCGCCGTCGTGAACCTCTCGTCCGTCGCGGGCCTCACCGCCCTGCCGGGCACGGGCGGCTACGGCGCGTCCAAGTGGGGCGTGCGCGGGCTGACCAAGATCGCCGCCCTGGAGTTCGGCAAGGACCGCATCCGGGTCAACTCCGTACATCCCGGAATGATCGTCACCCCGATGACGCAGCCGCTCGGGGCCGTGTCGGGGGACGGGACCTTCCCACTGGCCGCCGCCGGGCGCTGGGGCGAGCCCGAGGAGGTGGCGGAGGCCATCGCGTTCCTGCTGTCCGACGCGGCCTCGTACGTGACGGGCGCGGAGCTGGCCGTGGACGGCGGGTGGACGGCCGGAGAGAGCGCGCTGCTGTCCCGACTGGAGGGTGGGGGTCACTAGATGCCGTACGCGGACGTCGGCGGAAATATCAGGCTTTTCTATACGGAGGACGGCGACGGGCCCCCGCTGCTGCTCGTCCACGGCTGGGGCACCGACTCCCACCAGTGGTCCTGGCACATCGACGCGCTGGCGGCCACCCGCCGGGTGATCGCCGTGGACCTGCGCGGGCACGGCTACTCGTCCGTCCCCGAGAGCGGCAACACACCGCGCGAGATGGCCCGCGACCTGCGCGCCCTCCTCGACAGTCTGGGCATCCCGCAGGTGGTCGCCGTCGGGCACTCGATGGGCGGCCAGGTGGTCTCCATCCTCGCCGTCGAACACCCCGAGCTGGTACGCGGGCTGGTCGCCGTCGACCCCGGCTACGGCATGACCGACCGGGTCGCCAGGCGCTTCCCCAAGATGATCGACGGCCTGCGCGGCGAGCACCCGCACGCCGCCGCCGAGAAGATCGACGAGTGGTGCACGAACGCCGGCACCCCCGCCGTCATCAGGCGCTGGCACAAGCGCAGGCTGTACGGCATGCCGCCGCACGTGCTGCTCCAGGCGTTCGAGGCCATGTTCACGGCCCCGGACGCCATCGGGGTGCGCCCGGCCAGCGACGACTACCTGGCCCGCCGGCGCTGCCCGGTGCTGTCGATCTGGGCGGATCCGGAACGGGCGAGCTGGGAGTCGGGACTGCTCAAGGACCCCGCGTCCAGGGTCGTGTGCTGGGAGGGGGCCGGCCACCGGCTGCACGAGGAGCGCCCGGCCGAGTTCGTGGACCTGGTGGAGGAGTGGCTGCACGCCCAGGAGTGACCCGGGTCAGGGGGAGCCCGGGTCAGGGGGAGCCCTGGTCAGGGCTGGCCGCGGGCCGCTCGCCTGCGGGCGCGTATGCGGCGTACCTTTCTGATCAGCCACCACGCCAGCACCGCCATCACCAGCAGCGCGACGATCACCAGCGCGGGGGCGAAGACGGCCACCAGGCTCATGCCGAGCGAACCCGCGTCCTCCGCCGTGCTCACCACCGGGGCGCCCACCCCGGCCGTCCCGGCGTTGATCACCGGCCGGGCGGCGGCCTTGACCGCGTGCACGGCCAGCGCCATCACGATGCCCAGCAGCCAGCCGGCCCACGGGTGCTCGGCCATCCAGGTGGAGTGGTCGAACTCGGCCGCCGCCTGCGTGGCCGAGAAGACCACGCCGCCCGAGGCCGGGCGCACCACGGTCTGGATCGTGTCGTTGACGCTGTCGACGGCGGGCACCTTGTCCAGGACGAACTCGGCCATCAGCAGGACGGCGATCACCGCGAGCACGCCCCAGTTGGACAGCCAGGAGTAGCCGTCGGGGAGCTTCACGGCGTCGGTGAGGTTGGCCAGGACGCCCACGACCAGCAGCGGGATGTAGGCGTTCAGCCCGGCGGCCGTGGACAGGCCGAGGCCGGTCAGTGCGGCTAACATGCCCCTAGTCTGCCCGCGCGGCCTCGTCCATGAGGTGCGCCAGGCCGGATCCGGTGAATTCGGCCACCGCCCGGTCGTACTTCTCCATGCCCCACGACCAGAAGTCGAAGTCGATGCTCTCGTTCGCGCCGTCCTGGATGGAGGCCCAGAGCGTCCAGCCGTACTTGGACATGAGGCCGAGCAGCCGGGCGCGGGCGATCTTGTGGCGCAGGCGGCGGCCGTAGTAGGCGGTGACGAGCTCCTCCAGGTGGCCGAGCGGCAGGTCGGACTCGCTCCAGATGTTGCCGAGCTCGAAGCAGGGGTCGTTGTTGCCGGCGTACTCGTAGTCGATCAGCCAGAGGCGGCGCCCGTCGTCGAGGATGTTGCCGGGCAGGAGGTCGTTGTTGCAAGGGACGGTGCCTTCCGCCCTTATTTGCAGACATTTCCGGATGTCGTCGACGGCGGGCATGAAGTCGAGGTAGCCCGCGGGAAGCCGGTAGCCCCGCTCCCGCACGATCCCCAGGTAGTGCCGCTGCACCTCGAACATGTCGAAGTCCCGTACGAACCGCGGCCCCGCGTGCAGGCGGCGGCACGCCTGCGCCACCCGGGGGAGGTTCGCCCGGTCGAGGAGGTCGGCCTCGGTGAACGTCCGCCCCTGCACGAAGCCCACCACCAGCACCCCCAGCTCGGGCAGGTACGCGTGCACCGGCGCCCCCACCCCGGCCGCGGCGGCGGCCAGCGAGCACGCGTGCTCGGCGTCCCTGTCGATGCCCAGCAGCGAGGAGTCGCTGGCCCACACCCGCGCCACGTACGCCCCGTCCGGAGTCGTGACCTTGTAGTTGTGGTTGGTCAGCCCTCCGGGTAACTCCTCGACGGAGCGCGGCACGCCGGACAGCAGAGGAACGCGATCGAGCACCTCGGGCACGGCCATGCTCGATGCTAGGACGGGCGGCGCTAAACGGTCTAGACCTTTTACCGTGCCGAAGGTTAGCCTCGCCAGCATGAGCGACTCGGCCCGCATCGTGATCATCGGTGGCGGGGTGGGCGGCGCGTCCGTCGCCTACCACCTCACCCAACTCGGCGAACGCGACGTCGTCCTGCTGGAGCGGGACGAGCTCACCAGCGGCTCCACCTTCCACTCGGCGGGCCTGGTCGGCCAGCTGCGCGCCGATCCCACCCTGACCCGCATGAACCAGTACTCCGTCGAGCTCTACCGCACCCTCGACGCCGGCTGGACGGAGTGCGGCGGCATCAAGCTGGCCTCCACGCCCGAGCGCATGGCCGAGATCCGCCGGCAGATCGGCTGGGCGCGGACGTTCGGGCTGCCGCTGGAGGAGATCTCGGTGGCCGAGGCCGTCGAGCTGTTCCCGCTCATGGACCCCGAGGGCGTCGTGGGCGCCGCGTACCTGCCCACGGACGGGCAGATCGACCCCTCGCAGCTCTGCTACGCCCTGGCCCAGCGGGCCCGCGAGGGCGGGGCGATGATCCGTACCCATACCAGGGTGCTCGGCATCACGACGGCGAACGGCCGCGTCACCGGCGTGCGCACCGACCAGGGGGACATCGACTGCGAGATCGTGGTCAACTGCGGCGGGATGTTCGCGGCCGAGCTCGGCCGCATGGCCGGGGTGCGGATCCCGATCGTGCCCATGTCGCACCAGTACGTGGTGACCGACGCCTTCCACGACCGCACGGGGCTGCCCACGCTGCGCGACCCCGACCTGCTCGTCTACTACCGGCAGGAGGTGCAGGGGCTGGTCATGGGCGGGTACGAGCGCACCTGCGCGCCCTGGACGGCCGGCCCGAACTCCTTCGACGCCGTCCCCGCGGACTTCAACGGCCGCCTCCTGTCCGAAGATTGGCCGAGATTTGAGGAAATTTCGGATAATTCCCGGATCCGGGTGCCTGCGATGGCCGACGTCGGCATCCGCAAGCTGATCAACGGCCCCGAGGCGTTCACCCCCGACAACGAGTTCTGCCTGGGGGAGACGGAGGTCGGCGGGTTCTTCGTGGCGGCGGGATTCTGCGCGCACGGCATCGCGGGCGCGGGCGGCATCGGCAAGGTGATGGCCGAGTGGATCGTCGAGGGCGAACCCAGCATGGACCTCTGGCACATGGACATCCGCCGCTTCGGCCGCCAGTACCGCTCGCCGTCGTACACGATCAAGCGGGCCGTCGAGAACTACGAGACGTACTACGACATCCGCTACCCCGGCCACGAGCGCTCGGCGGGGCGGCCCCTGCGGCTCTCGCCCGCGTACGGCTGGCACGCCGCCCACGGCGCCGTCTTCGGCGAGAAGTCCGGCTGGGAACGGGTCAACTACTACGACTCGAACGCGACGGACGAGGGGGAGCGGCCCGGCGGGTGGGCCGGGCGGCTCTGGTCGCCCGCGATCGGCGTCGAGCACCGGGCCACGCGCACCACGGCGGGCCTGTTCGACGAGAGCTCGTTCGCGAAGATCGAGGTCTCCGGCCCGGACGCGGCGGACCTGCTGGAATGGGTGTGCGACAACCGGGTCGCCCGCGAGGTCGGCGCCGTCACCTACACCCAGGCGCTCAACCGGCGCGGCGGCATCGAGTGCGACTTCACCGTGACCAGGCGGGGCGAGCAGGAGTTCCTGATCGTCACCGGCACCGCGTTCGGCTCGCACGACCTGGGCTGGCTGCGCAAGCAGGCCGCGCGCACCGGCGCGACGGCCAGGATCGCCGACGTCACCGGCCAGTACGCGTGCTTCGCCCTGTGGGGCCCGCGCGCCCCCGAGATCATCGCCGGGCTCACGCCCGACCCGATGGACTTCCCGTTCAT
This region includes:
- a CDS encoding phosphotransferase translates to MAVPEVLDRVPLLSGVPRSVEELPGGLTNHNYKVTTPDGAYVARVWASDSSLLGIDRDAEHACSLAAAAAGVGAPVHAYLPELGVLVVGFVQGRTFTEADLLDRANLPRVAQACRRLHAGPRFVRDFDMFEVQRHYLGIVRERGYRLPAGYLDFMPAVDDIRKCLQIRAEGTVPCNNDLLPGNILDDGRRLWLIDYEYAGNNDPCFELGNIWSESDLPLGHLEELVTAYYGRRLRHKIARARLLGLMSKYGWTLWASIQDGANESIDFDFWSWGMEKYDRAVAEFTGSGLAHLMDEAARAD
- a CDS encoding Uma2 family endonuclease — encoded protein: MTAALPEWFYPGPPGGWTADMLDHLPADAPRHVELIDGSLIFRSPQTGFHMLVVRWFSRSLRPPRELMAVDQMTVTLGMRQRPEPDVLLVKRAAFSMQRASFKPEDVHLVVEVVSAESEERDRFTKPIKYANAGIRHFWRVEEDGQPVVYTFELEPAIKAYVPTGIHRKRLQTNIGFDVDIDIDLDLDKAEE
- a CDS encoding GcvT family protein → MSDSARIVIIGGGVGGASVAYHLTQLGERDVVLLERDELTSGSTFHSAGLVGQLRADPTLTRMNQYSVELYRTLDAGWTECGGIKLASTPERMAEIRRQIGWARTFGLPLEEISVAEAVELFPLMDPEGVVGAAYLPTDGQIDPSQLCYALAQRAREGGAMIRTHTRVLGITTANGRVTGVRTDQGDIDCEIVVNCGGMFAAELGRMAGVRIPIVPMSHQYVVTDAFHDRTGLPTLRDPDLLVYYRQEVQGLVMGGYERTCAPWTAGPNSFDAVPADFNGRLLSEDWPRFEEISDNSRIRVPAMADVGIRKLINGPEAFTPDNEFCLGETEVGGFFVAAGFCAHGIAGAGGIGKVMAEWIVEGEPSMDLWHMDIRRFGRQYRSPSYTIKRAVENYETYYDIRYPGHERSAGRPLRLSPAYGWHAAHGAVFGEKSGWERVNYYDSNATDEGERPGGWAGRLWSPAIGVEHRATRTTAGLFDESSFAKIEVSGPDAADLLEWVCDNRVAREVGAVTYTQALNRRGGIECDFTVTRRGEQEFLIVTGTAFGSHDLGWLRKQAARTGATARIADVTGQYACFALWGPRAPEIIAGLTPDPMDFPFMSSREITVGDVPVLALRVTFVGEMGWELYCSTEYGLGLWQELWRAGEPYGLVAGGYRAIDSLRLEKGYRVWGADIGPETTPYEAGLGFCVKTDKDFLGRDALDPAPERRLRCVTLRDPRAVALGNEPVRLDGQVVARVTSGGYGYTAKESIAYAYLPVGPGAQVEIEVEGAWVPGVVVKSPVVP
- a CDS encoding glucose 1-dehydrogenase, with amino-acid sequence MLDGKVVIITGGARGMGAATARRCVAAGAQVVITDVLVEEGTATAKEMGARFVPHDVTNQDQWAEVVAATLEAYGRLDGLVNNAGIALAQPIEQQPLEAFERVLQVNLVGVFLGLKSVVRAMRESGGGAVVNLSSVAGLTALPGTGGYGASKWGVRGLTKIAALEFGKDRIRVNSVHPGMIVTPMTQPLGAVSGDGTFPLAAAGRWGEPEEVAEAIAFLLSDAASYVTGAELAVDGGWTAGESALLSRLEGGGH
- a CDS encoding dihydrofolate reductase family protein, which codes for MAKLVVCNIMSLDGFYAAADGNPLVLPMDAAFDAYNLERIQAAGSLLLGADSYRMFMGFWPAQADNPEASPVNQEFGGIYGRIEVSVVSDSLTDEDIAPWADRTTVVKRAEAEGWVKELKQRAGGDIVTFGSRITWNALLRAGLVDELHLVVGAKALGEGTPIFTQPVEGFTVEEVRRLDGSDNVLLRYARIG
- a CDS encoding DUF4126 domain-containing protein, translating into MLAALTGLGLSTAAGLNAYIPLLVVGVLANLTDAVKLPDGYSWLSNWGVLAVIAVLLMAEFVLDKVPAVDSVNDTIQTVVRPASGGVVFSATQAAAEFDHSTWMAEHPWAGWLLGIVMALAVHAVKAAARPVINAGTAGVGAPVVSTAEDAGSLGMSLVAVFAPALVIVALLVMAVLAWWLIRKVRRIRARRRAARGQP
- a CDS encoding alpha/beta fold hydrolase translates to MPYADVGGNIRLFYTEDGDGPPLLLVHGWGTDSHQWSWHIDALAATRRVIAVDLRGHGYSSVPESGNTPREMARDLRALLDSLGIPQVVAVGHSMGGQVVSILAVEHPELVRGLVAVDPGYGMTDRVARRFPKMIDGLRGEHPHAAAEKIDEWCTNAGTPAVIRRWHKRRLYGMPPHVLLQAFEAMFTAPDAIGVRPASDDYLARRRCPVLSIWADPERASWESGLLKDPASRVVCWEGAGHRLHEERPAEFVDLVEEWLHAQE